The DNA sequence CGGAGCCGATCTCAGGGACCGGCCTTTCTTCGACGATCAGCCGTCGCGGTTCGATGAAGACAACGGCTTTCACTCCTGGCGCACCTCCGGCGCGCCCTCCAGCCCCCTGAGGCGGCGAGTCAGTTCGTCCATCGAGACTTGCACCATGTCCAAGGCGATGAATAGGCTGCCGTTCTTGACGAGTTCCTGAACGCGGCTCAGCGTTGCGTTGTAGCCCGAGACATTCATGCCTTTGGCGTCCCCTCGCGCGATCACCTCTTTGAACTTGACGATGGCCTCTTCGACAACCTCCACCGGGAGGAACACGTCGGCCTCGATGCCGGTTATGAGCGAGGGTTCGTCGGTGAGCGGCAACTCCACGAGGTTCTTCTTAGGCTTGACCTCAATCGTCTCGCCGGACGGACCCGTCACGCCGACCGCCTGACCGGCAGGCACTCGGATCAACCTGGGGCCAGCGAGCGACCAGACGTAGAGCCGCACAGTTTCATCGGGCATGGTGATCGAATACCCGGAGATTCCTCCGCCAGGGACCACTCCGCGACCCGGCAGGAACGAAGGAAGCCACCAGACTCCGCCGGACAGCCGCCTGACGCCCGTGCCCGCTACCTTTTCGGGATAGTAGATCGCAGGCGGGCGACGCGCCGCGAACTGCTTGTCCGAGGAGGCCGAAGCCGCGTACTCCGCAAGCCAGACCAGAGCATCGGCCCCGGATGCCCCGCTGGGGATTGCGCCTTCCTCCACATAGAAACCCTTAGCGCCAAGACCGCTGAGCGGATTGATGTACCCGAAGAGTTCATCCTTCTTGCCCAGGGGCACCCCGCTCGAGCCTATTCGCGAGATGATCCACACGCGACGGGAAGAATGCTCCGCCAGAGAGAACGCACTCCCCGCCTGACTCTCGGCACCCTGGATCGCCGGCGCCAGGACCGAGAGCCCGTCGAAGCCGACCGATCCACTTCCCAGGAAGAAAGGCTGAAATCCGTTCGCGGTGAAGACAACCGGCACATCGGCAACCGTGCGCTTCAGAACATCGGATATGCCGTCCATGAACTGCCGCACCGACTCGGACCGATAGTCGCGCAGGTCGCTCCAGATTCCGGAGTTCGGCACGTCAACGTCGTGTTTCTTGCCGGTCTTCTCGCTGTAGACTGCGGCAAGTCCTCTGCCCTCGCTCCACAGGGGGATCATCCGCGAGGCCTCATCGAACGACGCGATCTCATACTGCCTCACCGCCCACGCTGTCTTGAGGCCGTTCAGGGATCGGTACTTGCGACTCAACCAGGCGGCGTATCCGATGCGAAACTCGGGCGAGGCCGGGACGAGGTACTCTGCCTCGCCCCGCAGACCCATGTGCGCGCCGAAGGGGTCGGCCAGGAAACGCAGACCCTTGCCGAACTTGATCTTCGACAGAAACGCCGCCAGCCTGTCCCGATGCCTGTCCCCCCCGCTCCACAGATCGGGAAGGCTCCAATCCTGCGAACCCGGCGCGATGACTTTTTGAGGATAGAGCAGGAGCAGGTGTTCGACGCCCGGCTCGATGTTGGCGCGCACGGTGACGGACCCGGCGGCGGCTATCTCCTGGCCAATGGCGGTCACGCCGGACGTCCTGACATCGCACAGGGCATAGATCGCGAGCTTCGAATCAGCGAGGACGTAAGTGATCTCACCCGGGGACATGATCCCGGATGCCCTATAGGTGACGGGGTCTATCACGTAGCCCGAGAGAGCCTCGTAAGGCGAATCGTCAAGCTCGATACCGTACCTCAGGCCGGCGCTCTCCAGGAGATTCACGACTTTCTGAAACGCTTCTACGGGAAGGGACGAGAGCGCCTTGCCGGGCCTGACGATCACGTCCTTGACCCCAGCGAGCGTGAGAGCCTCGATGTCGCCCGCGTCCGCGGTGAGGTTCTCGTCGGTCTGCGCGCCGGCCAGGTATCTCGGCCGGATCACAATCCCGAACGGCACGTACGGCTCACCCTCCCAGATGAGAGCGTGCGCCTCGTCTATCGTCCAAGCATGCTTACCCCCGTCCCGATCGAGAAACTCACCCGCGGCGGCGGCGGTCAGAATCAGCGCGGCGATCGCGCCGGCAAGGAGCGTGACTTCGAACATCCGAGTTGTGCGCGTTTTCATGGTGACACTCTCTTCCCGTCCCGACTACATCTTCTCCGGGGCGCCGATCCCGAGAAGCCGGAGGTTGTTCGCCAGAACCGTTCGCGCGGAATCCACGAGTACGAGCCGCGCCGCAGTCAACGCAGCGTCTTCGCTGATGACGCGGCAGTCCGTGTAGAACCCGTGAAACACGGCGGCAAGGTCCTGCGCGTAGCGGGTCAGCCTGTGGGGCTCGCGTGCCTCGGCCGCCATCTGTACCAGGTCCGGAAACTCCCCGAGCTTCTTCATCAGTTCGATCTCGGATTCGTGCCTGAGAACCGAAAGATCCGTTTCGGATGCCCGAGAAATGCGGATGCCTTCCTCTTCCAAGGCCTTCCGAAGGATGCTGCATATCCGCGCGTGGGCGTACTGCACGTAGTAGACGGGGTTGTCATTCGACTGGGACTTCGCCAGTTCGAGATCGAAGTCGAGCCCGCTGTCGTGGCTTCTCATCAGGAAGAAGAACCTGGCCGCGTCCCGGCCGACCTCTTCAATGAGATCGGCGAGAAGCACGACGTCCCCCGCCCGCTTCGACATCATCACCAGTTCGCCGCCGGAGTACAGCCTTACGACTTGAAAGATGATGATCTCGATATTGTCGGAATCGTATCCGAGCGCCGCGACGGCGGCCTTCGTGCGCGAGATGTAACCGTGATGATCCGGCCCCCAGACGTCAATCACGCGGTCGAAACCCCTATCGAGCTTGTCGGCATGGTATGCGGCGTCGGCGGCAATGTAGGTCGGCTGGCCGTTGCTTCGTACCAGCGTTCGATCTTTGTCGTCTCCGAACTCCGTGGACTTGAGCCACAGGGCATCTGCTTTCTCGTAGGCGTATCCCCGGTCCTTGAGGCGCTCGACCGCCTCCTGGACCTTGCCGGTGTCGTGCAGAGCCTGCTCTGAGAACCACACATCGAACTTCACGCCGAACTTCTCGAGGTCGGCCTTCTGCTCTTCGAGCATCATTTCCTCGCCCAAGTCGGTAAACAGACGGACCCGCTCGTCCTCAGACAAGGAGAGATGCGCTTCGCCGTCCTTCTCGACTATCTTCCTGGCGATATCCGTCACGTATTCGCCCCGGTATGCGTCGTCCGGCAGCGGAAAGTCGTGTCCAAGCGCCT is a window from the Armatimonadota bacterium genome containing:
- a CDS encoding arginine--tRNA ligase; protein product: MIRDKLAAAVTKAIADAREAGEVNCAEIPEIALEPPKSREFGDFTTNIAMMMAREARMAPRRLAELVLARLSTADGLIERAEVAGGGYINLYLKPEWLHDTLIRIADEGEAYGRSEAGRGTKVQVEYVSANPNGPIHIAHGRGGAVGDVIANMLEAVGCDVTRESYINDARTSLQMQNFGRSVNARYMQALGHDFPLPDDAYRGEYVTDIARKIVEKDGEAHLSLSEDERVRLFTDLGEEMMLEEQKADLEKFGVKFDVWFSEQALHDTGKVQEAVERLKDRGYAYEKADALWLKSTEFGDDKDRTLVRSNGQPTYIAADAAYHADKLDRGFDRVIDVWGPDHHGYISRTKAAVAALGYDSDNIEIIIFQVVRLYSGGELVMMSKRAGDVVLLADLIEEVGRDAARFFFLMRSHDSGLDFDLELAKSQSNDNPVYYVQYAHARICSILRKALEEEGIRISRASETDLSVLRHESEIELMKKLGEFPDLVQMAAEAREPHRLTRYAQDLAAVFHGFYTDCRVISEDAALTAARLVLVDSARTVLANNLRLLGIGAPEKM